The Candidatus Mycolicibacterium alkanivorans genome contains a region encoding:
- the rplB gene encoding 50S ribosomal protein L2 produces the protein MGIRKYKPTTPGRRGASVSDFAEITRSTPEKSLIRPLHGTGGRNAHGRITTRHKGGGHKRAYRVIDFRRNDKDGVNAKVAHIEYDPNRTANIALLHYLDGEKRYIVAPQGLSQGDIVESGANADIKPGNNLPLRNIPAGTVIHAVELRPGGGAKLARSAGSSIQLLGKEGAHASLRMPSGEIRRVDVRCRATVGEVGNAEQANINWGKAGRMRWKGKRPTVRGVVMNPVDHPHGGGEGKTSGGRHPVSPWGKPEGRTRKPNKPSDKLIVRRRRTGKKR, from the coding sequence ATGGGAATTCGCAAGTACAAGCCGACGACCCCCGGTCGCCGCGGTGCCAGCGTCTCCGATTTCGCCGAGATCACTCGCTCGACTCCGGAGAAGTCGCTGATCCGTCCGCTGCACGGCACCGGTGGCCGCAACGCGCACGGCCGGATCACCACCCGGCACAAGGGCGGTGGGCACAAGCGCGCCTACCGGGTGATCGACTTCCGGCGTAACGACAAGGACGGCGTCAACGCCAAGGTCGCCCACATCGAGTACGACCCGAACCGCACCGCGAACATCGCGCTGCTGCACTACCTGGACGGCGAGAAGCGTTACATCGTTGCGCCGCAGGGTCTTTCGCAGGGCGACATCGTGGAGTCGGGCGCCAACGCCGACATCAAGCCCGGTAACAACCTGCCGCTGCGCAACATCCCGGCCGGTACGGTCATCCACGCCGTCGAGCTGCGTCCCGGCGGCGGTGCCAAGCTGGCCCGCTCGGCCGGCTCGAGCATCCAGCTGCTGGGCAAGGAAGGCGCCCACGCCTCCCTGCGTATGCCGTCGGGTGAGATCCGCCGCGTCGACGTGCGCTGCCGCGCCACCGTGGGCGAGGTCGGCAACGCCGAGCAGGCCAACATCAACTGGGGCAAGGCCGGCCGCATGCGGTGGAAGGGCAAGCGTCCCACCGTTCGTGGTGTTGTGATGAACCCGGTCGACCACCCGCATGGTGGTGGTGAAGGCAAGACCTCCGGTGGTCGCCACCCGGTCAGCCCGTGGGGCAAGCCCGAGGGCCGCACCCGCAAGCCCAACAAGCCGAGCGACAAGCTCATCGTCCGCCGCCGGCGCACCGGCAAGAAGCGCTAG
- the rplW gene encoding 50S ribosomal protein L23, with amino-acid sequence MATVTDPRDIILAPVISEKSYGLIEDNVYTFVVHPNSNKTQIKIAIEKIFKVKVDSVNTANRQGKRKRTRTGLGKRKSTKRAIVTLAPGSKPIDLFGAPA; translated from the coding sequence ATGGCGACAGTGACTGATCCCCGCGACATCATCTTGGCCCCGGTCATCTCCGAGAAGTCCTACGGGTTGATCGAGGACAACGTGTACACGTTCGTGGTGCACCCGAATTCGAACAAGACGCAGATCAAGATCGCCATCGAGAAGATCTTCAAGGTCAAGGTCGACTCGGTGAACACCGCCAACCGGCAGGGCAAGCGCAAGCGCACCCGCACCGGGCTCGGCAAGCGTAAGAGCACCAAGCGCGCGATCGTGACCCTGGCCCCCGGCAGCAAGCCGATCGACCTCTTCGGAGCACCGGCCTAG
- the rplD gene encoding 50S ribosomal protein L4 has product MTLKIDVHTPDGKKDGSVELPAALFDVEPNIALMHQVVTAQLAAKRQGTHATKTRAMVSGGGKKPYRQKGTGRARQGSTRAPQFSGGGVVHGPQPRDYSQRTPKKMIAAALRGALSDRARNQRIHAVTELVGGQTPSTKSAKAFLGSLTDRRKVLIVIGRSDEVGAKSVRNLPGVHVISPDQLNTYDVLNADDVVFSVEALDAYIGSNTQTAEEVSA; this is encoded by the coding sequence ATGACTTTGAAGATCGACGTCCATACCCCGGACGGCAAGAAGGACGGCAGCGTCGAGCTGCCCGCCGCCCTGTTCGATGTGGAACCCAACATCGCGCTGATGCACCAGGTGGTCACCGCGCAGCTGGCCGCCAAGCGTCAGGGCACACACGCCACCAAGACCCGCGCGATGGTCTCCGGCGGCGGCAAGAAGCCGTACCGGCAGAAGGGCACCGGTCGCGCCCGTCAGGGTTCGACCCGCGCCCCGCAGTTCAGCGGCGGTGGCGTCGTCCACGGCCCGCAGCCGCGTGACTACAGCCAGCGCACCCCGAAGAAGATGATCGCCGCCGCGCTGCGCGGGGCATTGTCCGACCGGGCCCGCAACCAGCGGATCCACGCGGTGACCGAGTTGGTCGGCGGGCAGACCCCATCGACCAAGAGCGCCAAGGCGTTCCTGGGCTCACTGACCGACCGCCGCAAGGTGCTGATCGTGATCGGCCGCAGCGACGAGGTCGGCGCGAAGAGCGTGCGCAACCTGCCTGGTGTGCATGTGATCTCGCCCGACCAGCTCAACACCTACGACGTGCTCAACGCCGACGACGTGGTGTTCAGCGTGGAAGCGCTGGATGCCTACATCGGCTCGAACACCCAGACCGCCGAGGAGGTTTCGGCCTGA
- the rplC gene encoding 50S ribosomal protein L3: MARKGILGTKLGMTQVFDENNRVVPVTVVKAGPNVVTRIRTPERDGYSAVQLAYGEISPRKVNKPVTGQYNAAGVNPRRHLAELRLDDEAAAAEYEVGQELTADIFADGTYVDVTGTSKGKGFAGTMKRHGFRGQGASHGAQAVHRRPGSIGGCSTPGRVFKGTRMSGRMGNDRITTQNLLVHKVDAENGVLLIKGAVPGRTGGLVMVRTAVKRGEK; the protein is encoded by the coding sequence ATGGCACGCAAAGGAATCTTGGGCACCAAACTGGGCATGACCCAGGTGTTCGACGAGAACAACCGCGTCGTTCCGGTCACGGTCGTCAAGGCCGGCCCGAACGTCGTGACCCGCATCCGCACGCCCGAGCGTGACGGCTACAGCGCGGTGCAGTTGGCCTACGGCGAGATCAGCCCGCGCAAGGTGAACAAGCCGGTGACCGGTCAGTACAACGCCGCCGGGGTCAACCCCCGCCGGCACCTGGCCGAGCTGCGTCTCGACGACGAGGCGGCGGCCGCCGAGTACGAGGTCGGCCAGGAGCTGACGGCGGACATCTTCGCCGACGGCACCTACGTCGACGTCACGGGCACCAGCAAGGGCAAGGGTTTCGCGGGCACCATGAAGCGTCACGGCTTCCGCGGCCAGGGCGCCAGCCACGGCGCCCAGGCGGTGCACCGCCGGCCCGGTTCGATCGGTGGCTGTTCCACCCCGGGCCGCGTCTTCAAGGGCACTCGCATGTCGGGCCGGATGGGCAACGACCGCATCACCACGCAGAACCTGTTGGTGCACAAGGTCGATGCCGAAAACGGCGTGCTGTTGATCAAGGGTGCGGTCCCCGGCCGCACCGGCGGCCTGGTGATGGTTCGCACCGCGGTCAAACGAGGTGAGAAGTAA
- the rpsJ gene encoding 30S ribosomal protein S10 has product MAGQKIRIRLKAYDHEAIDASARKIVETVTRTGASVVGPVPLPTEKNVYCVIRSPHKYKDSREHFEMRTHKRLIDILDPTPKTVDALMRIDLPASVDVNIQ; this is encoded by the coding sequence GTGGCGGGACAAAAGATCCGCATCAGGCTCAAGGCCTACGACCATGAGGCCATCGATGCCTCTGCGCGCAAGATCGTGGAGACGGTCACCCGTACCGGCGCCAGCGTGGTCGGACCTGTGCCGCTGCCGACGGAAAAGAACGTGTACTGCGTCATCCGCTCCCCGCACAAGTACAAGGACTCGCGGGAGCACTTCGAGATGCGTACCCACAAGCGGCTCATCGACATCCTCGACCCGACGCCGAAGACGGTCGACGCGCTGATGCGCATCGACCTGCCGGCCAGCGTCGACGTGAACATCCAGTAG
- a CDS encoding carboxylesterase/lipase family protein: protein MPHRPTRRFVRVATALLASLLIAGCASGDGQSPVPPPAPAERSAVVQTASGAVRGVLAPGYRVFDGIPYAAAPVGPLRWQPPASPVPWQGVRDATRPALRCPQDTKVDPDYGRPTGEDCLSLNVWTPDGATKDKPRAVMVWIHGGGFLNGSADIYDARWLATQGDIVVVTVNYRLGTLGFLAHPALSPDGDAGNYGLADQQAALRWVRDNIAEFGGDPDKVTVAGESAGAMSVCDHLVAPGSSGLFRAAILQSGPCQTQADRPTAQRVSLDYAASVGCGDPATAAQCLRALPADRLLRPPLYVGFDADMLTGPVSGTDRLPEDPMAAIGLDRVPRVPVLIGTNADEFTLFTAIKFLQNRGLPPYPKLLADTFGADAAAVEANYPLQRYGGSTGLAYSAAVTDGEFACPADRIAAGLAHGAPVYAYEFNDRTAPAPDPFREVPFPVGAGHGLELRYLFDIGGAPPLDPAQRQLSDQMVEYWSQFVKSGAPDVTAEPQWPQLGADASTGPRLSLQTGKLTITTDFAARHQCPFWATR from the coding sequence GTGCCGCACCGACCGACTCGCCGTTTCGTCCGGGTGGCGACGGCGTTGCTGGCAAGCCTGCTGATCGCCGGCTGCGCCAGCGGTGACGGCCAGTCCCCGGTGCCGCCCCCCGCCCCAGCGGAGCGGTCCGCGGTGGTGCAGACGGCATCGGGTGCGGTCCGCGGTGTCCTCGCCCCGGGATACCGGGTCTTCGACGGCATTCCGTACGCGGCTGCGCCGGTGGGCCCGCTGCGCTGGCAGCCGCCCGCTTCACCGGTGCCGTGGCAGGGCGTGCGTGATGCCACCAGACCCGCCCTGCGCTGCCCGCAGGACACCAAGGTCGATCCCGACTACGGCCGCCCCACCGGAGAGGACTGCCTGAGCCTCAACGTCTGGACTCCTGACGGCGCCACCAAGGACAAACCCCGCGCGGTGATGGTCTGGATCCACGGCGGCGGGTTCCTCAACGGCAGCGCCGACATTTACGACGCGCGGTGGCTGGCCACCCAGGGCGACATCGTCGTCGTCACGGTGAACTACCGCCTCGGAACGCTGGGGTTCCTGGCGCACCCGGCACTGAGCCCCGACGGCGATGCCGGCAACTACGGACTGGCCGATCAGCAGGCGGCCCTGCGGTGGGTGCGCGACAACATCGCCGAGTTCGGCGGCGACCCGGACAAGGTGACCGTCGCCGGAGAGTCCGCCGGTGCGATGTCGGTGTGCGACCACCTCGTCGCGCCCGGCTCTTCGGGACTGTTCCGCGCCGCCATCCTGCAGAGCGGCCCGTGCCAGACACAGGCTGACCGCCCGACCGCGCAGCGCGTCAGCCTCGACTACGCCGCGAGCGTCGGCTGCGGCGACCCCGCCACGGCCGCGCAATGCCTGCGGGCGCTACCGGCCGACCGGCTGCTGCGTCCGCCGTTGTACGTCGGGTTCGACGCCGACATGCTCACCGGCCCGGTCAGCGGCACCGACCGGCTGCCCGAGGATCCGATGGCCGCGATCGGGCTCGACCGGGTCCCTCGCGTGCCCGTGCTGATCGGCACCAACGCCGACGAGTTCACCTTGTTCACCGCCATCAAGTTCCTGCAGAACCGCGGCCTGCCGCCCTACCCGAAGCTGCTCGCCGACACCTTCGGCGCCGACGCGGCTGCCGTCGAAGCGAACTACCCGCTGCAGCGCTACGGAGGCAGCACCGGCCTGGCCTACTCGGCGGCGGTGACCGACGGCGAATTCGCCTGTCCGGCAGATCGAATCGCCGCCGGCCTGGCCCACGGCGCGCCGGTGTACGCCTATGAGTTCAACGACCGGACCGCACCGGCACCCGATCCGTTCCGCGAGGTGCCGTTCCCGGTCGGCGCCGGCCACGGTCTCGAACTGCGCTACCTGTTCGACATCGGCGGGGCGCCGCCGCTCGATCCGGCCCAGCGCCAGCTGTCCGACCAGATGGTCGAGTACTGGAGCCAATTCGTGAAGAGCGGCGCGCCCGACGTCACCGCCGAGCCGCAGTGGCCACAGCTGGGGGCCGACGCGTCAACCGGCCCGCGCCTGTCATTGCAGACCGGCAAGCTGACCATCACCACCGACTTCGCCGCCCGCCACCAGTGCCCCTTCTGGGCCACCCGCTAG